In one Flammeovirga yaeyamensis genomic region, the following are encoded:
- a CDS encoding T9SS type A sorting domain-containing protein, whose protein sequence is MKELITSLLLLLSSNALLANDNLIKNPGFEDPIGNEWEVTINNSVDQNNLPTWQVITHKENGTNAFEISIPQSPINEGLSVSNIQLKDGGYTNLPETLAEEKEYILSADIYGGDGDKIRYLLRWDNGAENAIASEDFFISTNTQNYAARLKMPVGATKFSVFVQVGGNIGSIVIDNVSLVQVESKTDEELAQEAADNLGITFNAIDPVDGNGIMYTITDLPSEGLNETVVTWESTNESVISTTGKVVRGEQTENVTLKASVTKNTTTVTKDFSITVLPLTISDNWIVLNNDFSTGTQHWDTNFNSSFVQAEDFDFTTTTHKENGTTAVSLNITNGGTSLPNLAVRSQIFPFNTLTTEKKYFKMEADVYGSTEMNIRFQFQGKDENDANVNTNSTSFSINETPVKVTDVIEVQRGLSAFRLLIQAGNNIGELVIDNTSVAEVEAGEADVFFSKNNLALQLADGDQEYNVNQSFPLQSSDDTYGTIITWSVPENDALIINEGMAEVQKIVSNTEVVLTATIQKGIYSETKSFNLRIKSNPEAQLEEVVNELAIEFAEGDEATMVSQNVGLATTGKYTSTIVWASEHAQITDNGEVTITTQEVEGDLTATVSIGELSATKTFTLTTVMNDEGKLAKAKENLLIGFVVGDNANAVSNNIVLDNEGLYETQIQWISNHSNITNDGTVTITKQAVTGSITAKITLGDLEDTKEFTLTTVGDEEAQLQEAVNALEIEFQEGDNAMSVTQDLGLTLNGLHNTTVVWSSSNKDVISNDGVVNQQAEDVQVTLTATLSLENATAITKQFDVVVLKVEQPTSAEDNNIISRIYPNPTTDKLHVVSSKGIKELKIFDLMGREVLSVNQLSNTYNMVIDVSKLMKGQYILRAGNQSIKFIKK, encoded by the coding sequence ATGAAAGAATTAATTACTTCACTATTGTTATTATTGTCGTCAAATGCTCTCTTGGCGAACGATAACCTGATAAAAAATCCAGGGTTCGAAGACCCTATTGGAAATGAATGGGAGGTGACCATCAATAATTCGGTAGATCAAAATAACTTACCGACTTGGCAAGTGATCACTCACAAAGAAAATGGTACGAATGCTTTTGAAATTAGTATACCCCAATCACCAATCAATGAGGGATTATCGGTCTCAAATATTCAGTTAAAAGATGGAGGTTATACTAACCTTCCAGAAACTCTTGCTGAGGAAAAAGAATATATTTTATCTGCAGATATCTACGGTGGAGATGGCGATAAAATCAGGTATTTATTAAGATGGGACAATGGGGCAGAGAATGCCATTGCTTCAGAAGACTTTTTTATATCGACAAATACACAAAATTATGCTGCTCGTTTAAAAATGCCAGTAGGTGCTACAAAGTTTAGTGTATTCGTTCAAGTAGGTGGAAATATTGGAAGTATAGTGATCGATAATGTATCATTAGTTCAAGTAGAAAGTAAAACAGATGAAGAATTAGCACAAGAAGCAGCTGATAATTTAGGAATCACATTTAATGCTATTGATCCAGTAGATGGAAATGGTATTATGTATACCATTACTGATCTACCTTCTGAAGGTTTAAATGAAACAGTGGTTACATGGGAATCGACTAATGAGTCGGTGATATCAACTACTGGTAAAGTAGTAAGAGGTGAACAAACGGAGAACGTTACATTAAAAGCATCAGTAACTAAAAATACCACGACTGTAACTAAAGATTTTTCAATTACAGTACTTCCTTTAACAATAAGCGATAACTGGATTGTATTGAATAACGATTTTTCGACAGGTACTCAACATTGGGACACGAATTTTAATTCTTCTTTTGTGCAAGCAGAAGATTTTGATTTTACGACGACGACCCATAAGGAAAATGGGACGACAGCCGTAAGTTTAAATATTACAAATGGAGGTACTTCATTACCAAATTTAGCAGTAAGAAGTCAAATATTTCCTTTCAATACTTTAACTACAGAAAAGAAGTATTTTAAAATGGAAGCAGATGTTTACGGATCTACAGAAATGAATATCCGTTTTCAGTTCCAAGGCAAAGATGAAAATGATGCTAATGTAAATACAAACTCAACGAGCTTTTCGATTAACGAAACACCTGTAAAAGTAACAGATGTTATAGAAGTGCAAAGAGGTTTGTCTGCGTTTAGATTATTGATTCAGGCGGGAAATAATATAGGAGAATTAGTCATTGATAATACGTCAGTAGCAGAAGTGGAAGCAGGTGAAGCAGATGTGTTCTTTTCTAAAAATAATTTAGCACTTCAGTTAGCTGATGGCGATCAAGAATACAATGTGAATCAAAGCTTCCCACTTCAATCATCTGATGATACTTATGGAACGATAATCACTTGGTCAGTTCCAGAAAATGATGCCTTGATCATTAACGAAGGGATGGCAGAAGTACAAAAGATTGTAAGTAATACAGAAGTGGTACTTACTGCCACTATTCAAAAAGGGATATACTCGGAGACGAAATCTTTTAATTTAAGAATCAAATCAAATCCTGAAGCACAATTGGAAGAAGTAGTGAATGAATTAGCTATTGAATTTGCTGAAGGAGATGAAGCTACAATGGTTTCACAAAATGTTGGATTGGCCACTACTGGAAAATACACTTCTACAATCGTTTGGGCGTCAGAACATGCTCAAATTACAGATAATGGAGAAGTGACAATTACTACTCAAGAAGTAGAAGGGGATCTTACAGCAACGGTATCTATTGGAGAACTTTCGGCAACTAAAACTTTCACTTTAACCACAGTGATGAATGATGAGGGGAAATTAGCAAAAGCAAAAGAAAACCTTTTGATTGGTTTTGTTGTTGGAGATAATGCAAATGCGGTATCCAATAATATTGTTCTTGATAATGAGGGATTATATGAAACTCAAATTCAGTGGATATCAAATCACTCCAATATCACAAATGATGGCACTGTAACAATAACAAAACAAGCTGTAACCGGAAGCATTACTGCCAAAATTACTTTAGGCGATCTAGAAGATACAAAGGAATTTACTTTAACTACTGTAGGTGATGAAGAGGCTCAATTACAAGAAGCAGTAAATGCCTTAGAAATTGAATTCCAAGAAGGTGATAATGCAATGAGTGTCACTCAAGATCTTGGATTAACTCTAAATGGTTTACATAACACAACGGTAGTTTGGTCTTCTTCGAATAAGGATGTGATTTCTAACGATGGTGTAGTAAACCAACAAGCAGAAGATGTGCAAGTGACACTAACGGCAACGTTGAGTCTAGAAAATGCAACAGCTATCACAAAACAATTTGATGTTGTCGTCTTAAAAGTAGAACAACCTACTTCTGCAGAAGATAACAATATCATTTCCAGAATTTATCCTAATCCAACTACAGACAAATTACATGTAGTGAGTTCAAAAGGAATAAAGGAATTGAAGATTTTTGATTTGATGGGTCGTGAAGTATTATCTGTTAATCAGCTTTCGAATACATACAACATGGTAATTGATGTATCGAAATTGATGAAGGGACAGTATATTTTAAGAGCCGGAAATCAATCGATTAAGTTCATCAAAAAGTAA
- a CDS encoding sulfatase, with the protein MKKLLKSIVAGILFVPATVFAQDKPNILFITVDDLRPELGAYGNETIKTPNIDQLSEHATTFNNAFCQVPVCGASRASMHTGVRPTFTRFVDAGAKIDKDMPNAVTMGQHFKENGYYTFSAGKVIHGKTDASKRTWSEYHPAENMFEYHNPELVADNENPTAPYKKSLPYEIVENSKDTDFLDGRTIELAKDRLKKFKKMDQPFFMAVGLARPHLPFVAPKRFWDEYKEDEIEMAKNPFLPEGIPAVAKTSYGELRAYRTVPRKGDIDAEMAKKLKHGYYASVSFSDYLLGELIDELKKQGLYDNTIIVLWGDHGWQLGEHTFWAKHTAFDIAIRVPFIIKPHSGKNAQSGATEGFAEMVDVFPTLCDLAGLEQPDQLQGQSLVPTLMNGDVSVKEYTLSRWKQGDTVRTKGFRYTLFRNKAGKELAEMMYDLTKDPQENKNIVNDPDYADQVKKHRALLKTALAHYQLDHAR; encoded by the coding sequence ATGAAAAAACTATTAAAATCTATTGTAGCAGGAATACTATTCGTTCCTGCTACAGTTTTCGCTCAAGATAAACCGAATATTTTATTTATTACGGTAGACGATTTACGTCCGGAATTGGGTGCCTATGGTAATGAAACCATCAAAACACCTAACATTGATCAATTAAGCGAACATGCCACAACGTTTAACAATGCTTTCTGCCAAGTACCTGTTTGCGGTGCTTCGAGAGCATCCATGCATACGGGCGTTCGACCTACATTTACACGTTTTGTAGATGCAGGGGCAAAGATTGATAAAGACATGCCCAATGCGGTAACAATGGGTCAGCATTTTAAAGAAAATGGATATTATACGTTTTCAGCAGGTAAAGTGATTCATGGTAAAACAGATGCCAGTAAACGAACTTGGTCGGAATATCATCCAGCTGAAAATATGTTCGAGTATCACAATCCAGAATTGGTAGCTGATAACGAAAATCCAACAGCACCTTATAAAAAATCACTTCCTTACGAGATAGTTGAGAACAGTAAGGATACCGATTTCTTAGACGGTAGAACCATTGAGTTAGCAAAAGACCGTTTAAAGAAATTTAAAAAGATGGATCAGCCATTTTTTATGGCGGTTGGTTTAGCTAGACCTCACCTTCCTTTTGTCGCTCCAAAACGTTTTTGGGATGAGTACAAAGAAGATGAGATCGAGATGGCTAAAAATCCATTTTTACCTGAAGGAATTCCAGCCGTTGCAAAAACGAGTTACGGAGAATTAAGAGCCTACAGAACAGTTCCTAGAAAAGGGGATATAGATGCTGAAATGGCCAAGAAATTAAAACACGGTTATTATGCATCAGTGAGTTTCTCAGATTATCTTTTAGGAGAGTTAATTGATGAACTGAAAAAACAAGGTCTGTATGACAACACCATTATTGTCCTTTGGGGTGACCACGGTTGGCAATTAGGAGAGCATACATTCTGGGCAAAGCACACAGCATTTGATATTGCCATTAGAGTTCCATTTATTATTAAACCTCATTCTGGTAAGAATGCACAATCTGGAGCAACAGAAGGTTTTGCAGAAATGGTCGACGTCTTCCCAACTCTTTGTGATTTAGCCGGGTTAGAACAGCCAGATCAATTGCAAGGTCAGTCTTTAGTACCCACATTAATGAATGGTGATGTTTCTGTAAAAGAATACACTTTAAGCCGTTGGAAACAAGGTGATACAGTAAGAACAAAAGGGTTTAGATATACATTATTCAGAAACAAAGCCGGTAAAGAACTGGCAGAGATGATGTATGACTTAACAAAAGATCCTCAAGAGAATAAAAATATAGTAAATGATCCTGATTATGCCGATCAGGTCAAGAAGCACAGGGCGTTATTGAAAACTGCTCTGGCCCATTATCAATTGGATCATGCCAGATAG
- a CDS encoding sulfatase, with product MKNLKLIFLVLLLSVGTLSAQNKKNVIIFLVDDLGYFDISHHDSDFYETPNIDKLAQDGVDFTNAYVAHPRCLPSRYALQTGRYPARAGIPARNENTIKGKKFYDNEKTIGQAFKEQGYHTFFTGKWHLGHEEDEWPNNKGYDINIAGGAAGAPNSYFFPYNTPKNPKKVNKKGHGKILGLDEGEEGEYLTDRLTDETLKFINMDHEGKPFFAVLSHYGVHTPFEAKQDDVKKYRKKAKGMTFEGPEYTEKDGWTKMHQNNPTYAAMVQSVDESLGRLVKELKDKGMYDNTIIVFTSDHGGLSNRGNGNNRELATSNLPLRAGKGHSFEGGTKVPLIFAGAPITKHKVIDQVTTNTDLYPTLLELCDLKTFPTEHLDGKSIKNNIVKGKTEDRVLFWHSSRARLKSTGDNYCTVVRDGDLKMFHFYKEDVYEVYDLKKDQSESNNIYDAENKKHKELKKAINLWRKEVKAAL from the coding sequence ATGAAAAACTTAAAACTTATCTTTTTAGTACTTCTTCTTTCTGTGGGAACACTATCGGCCCAAAATAAGAAGAATGTCATTATCTTTTTAGTAGATGATTTGGGATATTTTGATATCTCTCATCATGATTCGGATTTCTACGAGACGCCTAACATTGATAAATTAGCACAAGATGGTGTGGATTTTACTAACGCTTATGTGGCTCACCCAAGATGTTTGCCATCAAGATATGCTTTGCAGACAGGTCGTTACCCAGCAAGAGCGGGTATTCCTGCAAGAAATGAAAATACGATCAAAGGGAAAAAATTCTACGATAACGAAAAAACTATCGGACAAGCTTTTAAAGAACAAGGGTACCATACTTTCTTTACAGGAAAATGGCACTTAGGTCATGAAGAAGATGAGTGGCCTAATAACAAAGGATACGATATCAATATTGCTGGCGGTGCAGCAGGTGCTCCAAATTCTTATTTCTTCCCATATAATACACCTAAAAATCCAAAGAAAGTTAATAAAAAAGGACACGGTAAAATCTTAGGATTAGACGAAGGTGAAGAAGGGGAGTATTTAACAGATCGTTTGACTGATGAGACTTTGAAGTTCATCAACATGGATCATGAGGGTAAACCATTCTTCGCTGTTTTGTCTCACTATGGTGTACATACGCCTTTTGAAGCAAAACAAGACGATGTTAAAAAGTATAGAAAGAAGGCAAAAGGGATGACTTTTGAAGGTCCTGAATATACTGAGAAAGATGGTTGGACAAAGATGCACCAAAACAACCCAACGTATGCTGCCATGGTACAATCGGTAGACGAAAGTTTAGGTCGTCTTGTCAAAGAATTGAAGGATAAAGGAATGTATGACAATACAATTATTGTTTTCACTTCTGATCACGGTGGATTATCTAACAGAGGAAATGGAAACAATAGAGAATTAGCAACATCTAACCTTCCTTTAAGAGCAGGTAAAGGTCACTCTTTCGAAGGTGGTACAAAAGTTCCTTTGATTTTTGCAGGTGCACCTATCACTAAACATAAAGTGATTGATCAGGTAACAACAAATACAGATTTATACCCAACTTTATTGGAATTGTGTGATTTGAAAACTTTCCCAACAGAACACTTGGACGGAAAGAGTATCAAAAACAATATCGTTAAAGGTAAAACGGAAGATAGAGTGTTATTCTGGCATTCGTCAAGAGCAAGATTAAAAAGCACAGGCGATAATTATTGTACAGTAGTTAGAGATGGAGATTTAAAAATGTTCCACTTCTACAAAGAAGATGTATATGAAGTATATGATCTTAAGAAAGATCAATCAGAATCAAATAACATCTATGATGCTGAAAATAAGAAACACAAAGAGTTGAAAAAAGCGATCAACCTTTGGAGAAAAGAAGTTAAAGCCGCTCTCTAA
- a CDS encoding sulfatase, with translation MKSVLYIAFFLMFTQISFAQKNVVVFVVDDLGYFDIAAHGSEFYETPNIDALAKEGIDFTNAYVSHPRCVPSRYGLQTGKYPARAGVPGAHGKDECNIEASEITIGQAFKNNGYTTAFVGKWHLGNTEEAWPQNRGYDVNIAGCSAGAPKSYFYPFNVPQNPKRSGNHRTIEGLDEGVKGEYLTDRLTDETVKFLDQDHKSPFFLMLNHYGVHTPLEAKAYLVKKYQKKLEGMSFEGPAFLMKDGETKQYQNDAVYAAMIESVDQSLGRVVQSLKSNGLYENTIIVLTSDHGGLSNRGVGNKRKIATSNLPLRAGKGHNYEGGTKVPFILAGNLGEVNVNKDQLTTNTDIYPTLLDLCELPLVPQQHLDGISIKLAIQKSKTINRQVFWHSPMARPKSTGDTNCTVVREGDLKLFHFYDEQRYEMYNLKNDPYETYNIFDPKNKNSKKLMKAIQSWQKEVNAVIL, from the coding sequence ATGAAAAGCGTACTTTATATAGCATTCTTTTTGATGTTCACTCAAATATCATTCGCACAAAAAAATGTGGTGGTGTTTGTAGTAGACGACTTGGGATATTTTGATATTGCCGCTCATGGATCAGAATTCTATGAGACACCCAATATTGATGCTCTAGCAAAAGAAGGAATCGATTTTACCAATGCTTATGTTTCACATCCTAGATGTGTGCCATCAAGATATGGTTTGCAAACGGGTAAATATCCTGCAAGAGCGGGTGTTCCAGGAGCACACGGTAAAGACGAATGTAATATCGAAGCTTCTGAAATTACTATTGGGCAAGCGTTCAAAAACAATGGTTATACCACAGCTTTTGTAGGCAAATGGCACTTAGGAAATACAGAGGAAGCATGGCCTCAAAACCGAGGATACGATGTGAATATTGCCGGATGCAGTGCTGGTGCACCTAAGTCATATTTTTATCCTTTTAATGTTCCACAAAACCCCAAAAGATCGGGAAATCATAGAACAATTGAAGGTTTAGATGAAGGAGTAAAGGGAGAATATTTAACCGATCGTTTAACTGACGAAACCGTAAAATTCTTAGATCAAGATCACAAAAGTCCTTTCTTTTTGATGTTGAACCACTATGGGGTGCATACTCCATTAGAAGCCAAGGCTTATTTAGTGAAAAAATACCAAAAGAAATTAGAAGGTATGTCCTTCGAAGGCCCAGCGTTTTTGATGAAGGATGGAGAAACCAAACAATATCAAAATGATGCCGTTTACGCAGCTATGATAGAATCGGTAGATCAGTCTTTGGGTAGAGTGGTGCAGTCGTTAAAATCAAATGGTTTGTATGAAAACACAATTATTGTATTGACATCAGATCATGGAGGATTGTCTAATAGAGGTGTGGGTAACAAACGTAAGATTGCGACATCAAACTTACCTTTAAGAGCAGGTAAAGGACATAATTATGAAGGGGGAACGAAAGTACCTTTCATTTTAGCCGGAAACCTTGGAGAGGTAAATGTCAATAAAGATCAGCTAACGACAAATACAGATATTTATCCTACTTTATTAGATTTATGTGAGTTACCTTTGGTGCCTCAACAACATTTAGATGGAATAAGTATTAAATTAGCAATACAAAAAAGTAAAACCATAAATAGACAAGTATTTTGGCATTCTCCAATGGCTAGACCAAAATCTACTGGAGATACGAATTGCACGGTGGTAAGGGAAGGAGACTTAAAGTTGTTTCACTTTTATGATGAGCAACGCTATGAGATGTACAATCTCAAAAACGATCCTTACGAGACCTATAATATATTTGATCCAAAAAATAAAAACTCTAAAAAATTGATGAAAGCAATACAATCTTGGCAGAAAGAAGTAAATGCAGTCATCCTTTAA
- a CDS encoding alpha/beta hydrolase yields MKLNLLLAIFTLCFSHLIFGQGIQPDEKITYKTVNDVNLELHIFKPTKQAKSKGAIIFFHGGGWNQGSPSAFYRQAKHFAERGLVVICPTYRLRKINGTTVVEAVEDAQSAVAYVRENAKKFGIKPNKIAIGGGSAGGHLAASTAFIPSLNKGVKEEEYAPNLLVLFNPVIDASKEGYAHRLVDQEVKAAGFKSWEAFSPRQNINKNFPATLIEVGDTDKVLPEHVARNYQEICEKNGVECKLDVYKGAEHSFFNIGYGKKQGYKKGIINRWYFEALQEADNFLVDHKYLEGNVTIDIPEEAIYPIRK; encoded by the coding sequence ATGAAATTGAATTTATTACTAGCAATATTCACTCTATGTTTTAGTCATCTGATTTTTGGTCAGGGAATTCAGCCTGATGAAAAAATCACTTACAAAACAGTTAATGATGTCAACTTAGAGTTGCACATTTTCAAACCAACAAAACAAGCTAAATCTAAAGGAGCAATTATCTTCTTTCATGGCGGAGGATGGAACCAAGGAAGCCCATCTGCATTTTACCGTCAAGCAAAACACTTTGCTGAAAGAGGTTTAGTGGTCATCTGTCCAACTTACAGACTTAGAAAAATTAATGGTACAACTGTCGTAGAAGCAGTAGAAGATGCACAATCTGCGGTAGCCTATGTACGAGAAAATGCCAAGAAATTTGGAATTAAACCAAATAAAATTGCTATCGGTGGTGGATCTGCCGGAGGGCATTTAGCCGCATCAACAGCATTTATTCCTTCATTAAACAAGGGAGTGAAGGAAGAAGAATATGCACCCAACCTTTTGGTTCTTTTCAATCCTGTTATCGATGCAAGTAAAGAAGGGTATGCACACCGCTTAGTAGATCAAGAAGTGAAAGCTGCAGGATTTAAAAGTTGGGAGGCATTTAGCCCAAGACAAAATATAAATAAGAATTTCCCTGCTACACTAATCGAAGTAGGAGATACAGATAAAGTATTACCTGAACATGTTGCTCGTAATTATCAAGAAATCTGCGAGAAAAATGGAGTAGAATGTAAGTTAGATGTTTACAAAGGAGCTGAACATTCATTCTTCAACATCGGATATGGTAAGAAGCAAGGCTATAAAAAAGGAATCATCAATAGATGGTATTTCGAAGCACTTCAGGAAGCGGATAACTTTTTAGTGGATCACAAATACTTGGAGGGTAATGTAACTATTGATATTCCAGAAGAGGCGATTTATCCTATCAGAAAATAA
- a CDS encoding glycoside hydrolase family 3 N-terminal domain-containing protein: MRTLINGIIALLVAVGIIGCETKANNDQPIYKNPAAAVNDRVADLMSRMTLEEKVAQMAQYVGPEHMKQAEKDLSPEELHNNDALGFYPGLHHTDIEQMAKEGKVGSFLHVISGEEANYLQELAQQSRLGIPLLIGIDAIHGNGLNYGATIYPTPIGLASTWDETLSYRMGVETAKEMRATGSHWAFTPNIDIARDARWGRVGETFGEDPYLVGNMGVEMIKGFQQDDFTGNEKVIACAKHLIGGGEPMNGTNASPLDISMRTIREVHLPPYRRAVQEADVFSIMTAHNEVNGIPCHNSKELMTDIVRNEYGFNGFYVSDWMDIERIHSLHHQTETMDEAFRQSVNNGMDMHMHGPKFTESIVEGVKSGIVPQERVDEACAKILEVKFRLGLFENPFTDEKKAKEIVFNQEHQATALEIARKSIVLLKNDGILPLKKNAHKKIFLTGPNANNETILGDWHWLQPADRIITVKEGLEAVAKEKGFALDYYNSGEVIGKTTDKAIKEAAARAAKSDLAVVVVGENSLRYKWSEKTCGENTDRAHINLPGRQLELIKAIKKTGTPVIAVLVNGRPIGEEWLENNMNGILETWEPGSFGGQAITEILFGDVNPSAKLPVTVPRTAGQIKLYYNHKPSHYFHKYKFTNKNPLYAFGFGLSYTKFKTSNVAINKTSINGEGTFTVTADVQNIGKVEGEEIVQVYIRDDYSSVTRPVKELKAYAKVTLKAGEKKSVSFDLTTQDLAFFNQSMDWVVEKGTFTIMVGSSSMDKDLTKLSLEVSETKKLDLNNYKPNYPAVM, from the coding sequence ATGAGAACGTTAATCAATGGAATTATTGCTTTACTAGTAGCCGTAGGAATTATCGGCTGTGAAACTAAAGCTAACAACGACCAACCTATTTATAAGAACCCTGCAGCTGCAGTTAATGATAGAGTGGCAGACCTAATGTCTAGAATGACATTGGAAGAAAAAGTAGCTCAAATGGCTCAATACGTTGGACCAGAGCACATGAAGCAAGCAGAGAAAGATTTATCTCCTGAAGAACTTCACAATAATGATGCATTAGGATTCTACCCTGGTTTGCATCATACAGACATCGAACAGATGGCGAAAGAAGGTAAAGTAGGATCTTTCCTTCATGTAATTTCAGGAGAAGAAGCAAACTACTTACAAGAATTAGCACAACAATCAAGATTAGGGATTCCTTTATTAATTGGTATTGATGCCATCCACGGTAATGGTTTGAACTATGGAGCTACAATTTATCCAACGCCAATTGGTTTGGCCTCTACTTGGGACGAAACATTGTCTTACCGTATGGGTGTTGAAACTGCTAAAGAAATGAGAGCAACGGGTTCTCACTGGGCATTTACACCAAACATCGACATCGCTAGAGATGCTCGTTGGGGTAGAGTAGGTGAAACTTTTGGTGAAGACCCTTACTTAGTAGGTAACATGGGTGTGGAAATGATCAAAGGTTTCCAACAAGACGATTTTACAGGTAACGAAAAAGTAATTGCTTGTGCAAAACACCTTATCGGTGGTGGTGAACCAATGAACGGTACAAACGCTTCTCCATTGGATATTTCAATGAGAACAATCAGAGAAGTTCACTTACCTCCATACAGAAGAGCAGTTCAAGAAGCAGATGTATTCTCTATTATGACTGCCCACAACGAAGTAAATGGTATTCCATGTCACAACAGCAAAGAATTAATGACTGATATTGTTAGAAACGAATATGGATTTAACGGGTTCTACGTATCAGATTGGATGGATATCGAAAGAATCCACTCGTTACATCATCAAACAGAAACAATGGATGAGGCATTCAGACAGTCTGTAAATAACGGTATGGATATGCACATGCACGGTCCTAAGTTTACTGAATCTATTGTAGAAGGTGTTAAATCAGGTATTGTTCCTCAAGAAAGAGTAGACGAAGCTTGTGCAAAAATCTTAGAAGTAAAATTCAGGTTGGGTCTTTTCGAAAATCCGTTTACGGATGAAAAGAAAGCAAAAGAGATTGTTTTCAACCAAGAGCATCAAGCAACTGCATTAGAAATCGCTAGAAAGTCAATTGTACTTTTGAAAAACGATGGTATACTTCCATTAAAGAAAAATGCCCATAAGAAAATTTTCTTAACAGGACCTAACGCAAACAATGAGACAATCCTTGGTGATTGGCATTGGTTACAACCTGCTGACAGAATCATTACTGTAAAAGAAGGATTAGAAGCGGTAGCTAAAGAAAAAGGTTTTGCTTTGGATTACTACAACTCTGGCGAGGTGATTGGTAAAACAACTGACAAAGCAATTAAAGAAGCAGCAGCAAGAGCAGCAAAATCTGATTTAGCTGTAGTTGTAGTTGGTGAGAACTCTTTAAGATACAAGTGGTCTGAGAAGACGTGTGGTGAAAATACAGATAGAGCACACATCAACCTTCCTGGTCGTCAGTTAGAATTAATAAAAGCAATTAAGAAAACAGGTACTCCTGTCATTGCAGTATTGGTGAACGGTCGTCCAATCGGTGAAGAGTGGTTAGAAAACAACATGAACGGTATTTTAGAAACTTGGGAGCCAGGTTCATTTGGTGGCCAAGCAATCACAGAAATCTTATTCGGTGATGTGAATCCTTCAGCTAAATTACCAGTAACAGTACCAAGAACAGCAGGTCAAATCAAGTTGTACTACAACCACAAGCCTTCGCACTACTTCCACAAATACAAGTTTACAAACAAGAATCCTTTGTATGCTTTTGGATTTGGATTGTCTTATACAAAATTCAAAACGTCTAATGTAGCGATCAACAAGACATCTATTAATGGCGAAGGTACATTTACGGTAACTGCAGATGTTCAAAACATTGGTAAAGTGGAGGGTGAAGAAATCGTACAAGTGTATATCAGAGATGATTACTCTTCGGTAACTCGTCCAGTAAAAGAATTAAAAGCATATGCTAAAGTGACGTTGAAAGCAGGTGAGAAAAAATCAGTATCATTTGATTTAACAACACAAGATTTAGCGTTCTTCAACCAATCTATGGATTGGGTAGTTGAAAAAGGTACTTTTACAATTATGGTAGGTTCTTCATCAATGGATAAGGACTTAACAAAATTATCTTTAGAAGTATCTGAGACTAAGAAACTAGATTTAAATAATTACAAGCCAAACTATCCAGCGGTAATGTAA